In Xiphophorus maculatus strain JP 163 A chromosome 2, X_maculatus-5.0-male, whole genome shotgun sequence, one genomic interval encodes:
- the LOC102228038 gene encoding pyruvate dehydrogenase [acetyl-transferring]-phosphatase 1, mitochondrial-like isoform X3 produces MYGRVYSRILHRASSYRLKTAHKCPFSSWSPSRSDQSFCTGEESGVWTRSCCHFSTREDLDFQQSQVQINSILRSNEQTVNVPEFDGRALSAVRKFDSNHLPANTPNEDRRSAATCLQTKGMLFGVFDGHGGWACAQAVSERLLYYIAVAMMPKQILEELDKCMDLGRPIPPILQWYKHHSDFNYRESAPLYIRHLRVFWQELLDNEEHDEGMSPQEALSCAFRRLDADISLEAQVPLSSDLMKSTAIQVAFAGCTACVAHVGTDGIHVANTGDCRAVLGVQNNDGSWSAVPLSKDHNSQNQDELERIRAQHPPSETDTVVTDDRLLGVLMPLRAFGDVRFKWSVELQQSILASLESGVDLDSLNLYQYTPPNYLTPPYLEVTPEITYHKLRPQDHFLILGTDGLWDEFSSEEAVRLVGEHLSGIHLQAPVSPSERKLKLGQMHELLLKRRARASPALDTNAATHLIRHALGTGEYGELSQERLASMLALPEDLARMYRDDITVTVVYLNYDLARPRHS; encoded by the exons ATGTATGGACGCGTGTACTCCAGGATTCTCCATCGAGCTTCTAGCTACAGGCTGAAG ACAGCCCACAAGTGTCCCTTTTCATCCTGGAGTCCGTCTCGATCAGACCAAAGTTTCTGCACTGGTGAGGAATCTGGAGTCTGGACTCGAAGCTGCTGTCATTTCTCCACACGAGAGGATTTAGACTTTCAGCAGAGCCAAGTGCAGATTAATAGCATCCTAAGAAGCAATGAACAG ACTGTGAATGTGCCGGAGTTTGATGGGAGGGCACTCAGCGCTGTGAGAAAGTTTGACAGCAACCATTTACCTGCAAATACTCCTAATGAGGACCGTCGTAGTGCAGCCACATGCTTACAG ACAAAGGGCATGCTGTTTGGAGTGTTTGACGGCCACGGGGGCTGGGCATGTGCCCAGGCCGTAAGCGAGCGGCTGCTGTACTATATAGCAGTGGCAATGATGCCAAAGCAAATCCTGGAAGAGCTTGATAAGTGCATGGATCTTGGCAGGCCTATTCCACCCATCTTACAATGGTATAAACATCATTCAGATTTTAACTATCGTGAATCCGCGCCCCTGTACATAAGACACCTTAGAGTCTTCTGGCAAGAGTTACTGGACAATGAGGAGCATGACGAAGGCATGAG TCCTCAGGAGGCTCTGAGTTGTGCTTTTAGACGTCTTGATGCCGACATCTCTTTGGAGGCTCAAGTCCCCCTTTCCAGTGACCTTATGAAAAGTACAGCCATCCAG GTGGCGTTTGCTGGATGCACTGCCTGTGTGGCTCACGTTGGAACCGATGGGATCCACGTGGCAAATACAGGAGACTGCCGCGCAGTTTTAGGGGTGCAGAACAATGACGGTTCCTGGAGTGCTGTCCCGCTTTCCAAAGACCACAACTCTCAGAACCAAGATGAGCTGGAACGTATTAGAGCGCAGCATCCACCTTCAGAGACAGACACAGTGGTCACAGATGACAGATTGCTGGGG GTTCTCATGCCTCTACGCGCCTTCGGTGATGTGAGATTCAAGTGGAGcgtggagctgcagcagagcatTTTAGCCAGCCTTGAATCTGGAGTGGATCTTGACTCTCTGAACTTGTATCAGTACACTCCGCCTAACTATTTAACACCGCCATACCTGGAAGTGACGCCTGAGATAACCTATCACAAACTGAGACCCCAGGACCACTTCCTGATCCTCGGCACTGATGGGTTGTGGGACGAATTCTCAAGTGAGGAGGCAGTGCGGCTAGTTGGAGAACACCTCAGTGGAATTCATTTACAG GCTCCAGTTTCTCCTTCGGAGCGGAAGCTCAAGCTGGGTCAGATGCATGAGCTCTTGCTGAAGCGGCGAGCTCGTGCCTCTCCAGCTCTGGATACCAACGCCGCCACTCATCTGATCCGACACGCTCTTGGAACTGGAGAGTATGGGGAGTTGTCGCAGGAGAGGCTGGCCTCAATGCTCGCTTTGCCAGAAGACCTGGCCAGAATGTACAGGGACGATATCACAGTTACTGTGGTGTATTTGAACTACGACCTGGCTAGACCCCGCCACAGTTAG
- the LOC102228038 gene encoding pyruvate dehydrogenase [acetyl-transferring]-phosphatase 1, mitochondrial-like isoform X2, which translates to MYGRVYSRILHRASSYRLKVHLKVPFRTAHKCPFSSWSPSRSDQSFCTGEESGVWTRSCCHFSTREDLDFQQSQVQINSILRSNEQTVNVPEFDGRALSAVRKFDSNHLPANTPNEDRRSAATCLQTKGMLFGVFDGHGGWACAQAVSERLLYYIAVAMMPKQILEELDKCMDLGRPIPPILQWYKHHSDFNYRESAPLYIRHLRVFWQELLDNEEHDEGMSPQEALSCAFRRLDADISLEAQVPLSSDLMKSTAIQVAFAGCTACVAHVGTDGIHVANTGDCRAVLGVQNNDGSWSAVPLSKDHNSQNQDELERIRAQHPPSETDTVVTDDRLLGVLMPLRAFGDVRFKWSVELQQSILASLESGVDLDSLNLYQYTPPNYLTPPYLEVTPEITYHKLRPQDHFLILGTDGLWDEFSSEEAVRLVGEHLSGIHLQAPVSPSERKLKLGQMHELLLKRRARASPALDTNAATHLIRHALGTGEYGELSQERLASMLALPEDLARMYRDDITVTVVYLNYDLARPRHS; encoded by the exons ATGTATGGACGCGTGTACTCCAGGATTCTCCATCGAGCTTCTAGCTACAGGCTGAAGGTTCATCTCAAAGTCCCATTCCGA ACAGCCCACAAGTGTCCCTTTTCATCCTGGAGTCCGTCTCGATCAGACCAAAGTTTCTGCACTGGTGAGGAATCTGGAGTCTGGACTCGAAGCTGCTGTCATTTCTCCACACGAGAGGATTTAGACTTTCAGCAGAGCCAAGTGCAGATTAATAGCATCCTAAGAAGCAATGAACAG ACTGTGAATGTGCCGGAGTTTGATGGGAGGGCACTCAGCGCTGTGAGAAAGTTTGACAGCAACCATTTACCTGCAAATACTCCTAATGAGGACCGTCGTAGTGCAGCCACATGCTTACAG ACAAAGGGCATGCTGTTTGGAGTGTTTGACGGCCACGGGGGCTGGGCATGTGCCCAGGCCGTAAGCGAGCGGCTGCTGTACTATATAGCAGTGGCAATGATGCCAAAGCAAATCCTGGAAGAGCTTGATAAGTGCATGGATCTTGGCAGGCCTATTCCACCCATCTTACAATGGTATAAACATCATTCAGATTTTAACTATCGTGAATCCGCGCCCCTGTACATAAGACACCTTAGAGTCTTCTGGCAAGAGTTACTGGACAATGAGGAGCATGACGAAGGCATGAG TCCTCAGGAGGCTCTGAGTTGTGCTTTTAGACGTCTTGATGCCGACATCTCTTTGGAGGCTCAAGTCCCCCTTTCCAGTGACCTTATGAAAAGTACAGCCATCCAG GTGGCGTTTGCTGGATGCACTGCCTGTGTGGCTCACGTTGGAACCGATGGGATCCACGTGGCAAATACAGGAGACTGCCGCGCAGTTTTAGGGGTGCAGAACAATGACGGTTCCTGGAGTGCTGTCCCGCTTTCCAAAGACCACAACTCTCAGAACCAAGATGAGCTGGAACGTATTAGAGCGCAGCATCCACCTTCAGAGACAGACACAGTGGTCACAGATGACAGATTGCTGGGG GTTCTCATGCCTCTACGCGCCTTCGGTGATGTGAGATTCAAGTGGAGcgtggagctgcagcagagcatTTTAGCCAGCCTTGAATCTGGAGTGGATCTTGACTCTCTGAACTTGTATCAGTACACTCCGCCTAACTATTTAACACCGCCATACCTGGAAGTGACGCCTGAGATAACCTATCACAAACTGAGACCCCAGGACCACTTCCTGATCCTCGGCACTGATGGGTTGTGGGACGAATTCTCAAGTGAGGAGGCAGTGCGGCTAGTTGGAGAACACCTCAGTGGAATTCATTTACAG GCTCCAGTTTCTCCTTCGGAGCGGAAGCTCAAGCTGGGTCAGATGCATGAGCTCTTGCTGAAGCGGCGAGCTCGTGCCTCTCCAGCTCTGGATACCAACGCCGCCACTCATCTGATCCGACACGCTCTTGGAACTGGAGAGTATGGGGAGTTGTCGCAGGAGAGGCTGGCCTCAATGCTCGCTTTGCCAGAAGACCTGGCCAGAATGTACAGGGACGATATCACAGTTACTGTGGTGTATTTGAACTACGACCTGGCTAGACCCCGCCACAGTTAG
- the LOC102228038 gene encoding pyruvate dehydrogenase [acetyl-transferring]-phosphatase 1, mitochondrial-like isoform X1, which translates to MYGRVYSRILHRASSYRLKVHLKVPFRPYVIVPFQTAHKCPFSSWSPSRSDQSFCTGEESGVWTRSCCHFSTREDLDFQQSQVQINSILRSNEQTVNVPEFDGRALSAVRKFDSNHLPANTPNEDRRSAATCLQTKGMLFGVFDGHGGWACAQAVSERLLYYIAVAMMPKQILEELDKCMDLGRPIPPILQWYKHHSDFNYRESAPLYIRHLRVFWQELLDNEEHDEGMSPQEALSCAFRRLDADISLEAQVPLSSDLMKSTAIQVAFAGCTACVAHVGTDGIHVANTGDCRAVLGVQNNDGSWSAVPLSKDHNSQNQDELERIRAQHPPSETDTVVTDDRLLGVLMPLRAFGDVRFKWSVELQQSILASLESGVDLDSLNLYQYTPPNYLTPPYLEVTPEITYHKLRPQDHFLILGTDGLWDEFSSEEAVRLVGEHLSGIHLQAPVSPSERKLKLGQMHELLLKRRARASPALDTNAATHLIRHALGTGEYGELSQERLASMLALPEDLARMYRDDITVTVVYLNYDLARPRHS; encoded by the exons ATGTATGGACGCGTGTACTCCAGGATTCTCCATCGAGCTTCTAGCTACAGGCTGAAGGTTCATCTCAAAGTCCCATTCCGA CCTTATGTTATTGTTCCCTTTCAGACAGCCCACAAGTGTCCCTTTTCATCCTGGAGTCCGTCTCGATCAGACCAAAGTTTCTGCACTGGTGAGGAATCTGGAGTCTGGACTCGAAGCTGCTGTCATTTCTCCACACGAGAGGATTTAGACTTTCAGCAGAGCCAAGTGCAGATTAATAGCATCCTAAGAAGCAATGAACAG ACTGTGAATGTGCCGGAGTTTGATGGGAGGGCACTCAGCGCTGTGAGAAAGTTTGACAGCAACCATTTACCTGCAAATACTCCTAATGAGGACCGTCGTAGTGCAGCCACATGCTTACAG ACAAAGGGCATGCTGTTTGGAGTGTTTGACGGCCACGGGGGCTGGGCATGTGCCCAGGCCGTAAGCGAGCGGCTGCTGTACTATATAGCAGTGGCAATGATGCCAAAGCAAATCCTGGAAGAGCTTGATAAGTGCATGGATCTTGGCAGGCCTATTCCACCCATCTTACAATGGTATAAACATCATTCAGATTTTAACTATCGTGAATCCGCGCCCCTGTACATAAGACACCTTAGAGTCTTCTGGCAAGAGTTACTGGACAATGAGGAGCATGACGAAGGCATGAG TCCTCAGGAGGCTCTGAGTTGTGCTTTTAGACGTCTTGATGCCGACATCTCTTTGGAGGCTCAAGTCCCCCTTTCCAGTGACCTTATGAAAAGTACAGCCATCCAG GTGGCGTTTGCTGGATGCACTGCCTGTGTGGCTCACGTTGGAACCGATGGGATCCACGTGGCAAATACAGGAGACTGCCGCGCAGTTTTAGGGGTGCAGAACAATGACGGTTCCTGGAGTGCTGTCCCGCTTTCCAAAGACCACAACTCTCAGAACCAAGATGAGCTGGAACGTATTAGAGCGCAGCATCCACCTTCAGAGACAGACACAGTGGTCACAGATGACAGATTGCTGGGG GTTCTCATGCCTCTACGCGCCTTCGGTGATGTGAGATTCAAGTGGAGcgtggagctgcagcagagcatTTTAGCCAGCCTTGAATCTGGAGTGGATCTTGACTCTCTGAACTTGTATCAGTACACTCCGCCTAACTATTTAACACCGCCATACCTGGAAGTGACGCCTGAGATAACCTATCACAAACTGAGACCCCAGGACCACTTCCTGATCCTCGGCACTGATGGGTTGTGGGACGAATTCTCAAGTGAGGAGGCAGTGCGGCTAGTTGGAGAACACCTCAGTGGAATTCATTTACAG GCTCCAGTTTCTCCTTCGGAGCGGAAGCTCAAGCTGGGTCAGATGCATGAGCTCTTGCTGAAGCGGCGAGCTCGTGCCTCTCCAGCTCTGGATACCAACGCCGCCACTCATCTGATCCGACACGCTCTTGGAACTGGAGAGTATGGGGAGTTGTCGCAGGAGAGGCTGGCCTCAATGCTCGCTTTGCCAGAAGACCTGGCCAGAATGTACAGGGACGATATCACAGTTACTGTGGTGTATTTGAACTACGACCTGGCTAGACCCCGCCACAGTTAG
- the terb1 gene encoding telomere repeats-binding bouquet formation protein 1 yields the protein MDRAGICRNNRNTTKTDLSLLLECVKFQMKCPESQKQALLTIHSICEKREDNVDLLRELGGVAFLYNLSKSSNVHSHVKETALFTLGTLAEANVYCKNSLCRKDIFTDIAGHLQEDSSLNKKRVSVYLLFVLVAHNKLGQTLAQTTGCLEILMDLFRSTFPFSAKDNLRTVSQTYQLWTSVSSALCGSVNNPQNEEGQRICVAAFPIVKTWLQQISVPSTETFQPICSFIAMTVSNNSYVQESFAACGGLETLTLALLRVVSAADTSLLSRQLSVVIVKTLSACITDNSNLAAGLAQYGLVYHLFFLLTSSHLDPDDRLSVLLTIGECTEASEEHQSQLVDCGGLPIMITFLTEDSSEEVRKAATFILHTCKKTMLSLGVQGLVEKQAEYEEPPLNIEEFKNSAREIMRRIELLEKTQLKEIGEEQEDILCPNSAELQPSRSPPVCLPAQKQEANKSTSILRPIYKSSGNNSSLQLVNSMAEVKKVTSSLIPQGEETKRSGGNMMRSVKSGGRIGMSSDIWSSEGGSESHMKNNSLFKHPLSVWLTKPKEIRCCYESQGSNLNENRKIPPEEHSVSNGRCAGCVLTFEEVTSRSFASVQSSCVNSCDMHRVLQEAMERFRMHHFIFGVRQEQKSATAEHSDTNSARVSTTKLHRSCENMCAGTDKSVASLQQHSWRKYNGVTLTPLYKTTRKAAFPSKKGIGPSLTPLKRPHPREANYQTSGSERRGRNSSEHYAIKDQSKISTDHSSSRRKRQDFSREEVQHLLSGVRKYGYSWNSILWSHTFQPGRTNVDLAKKYRRLMRKQKS from the exons ATGGACAGGGCAGGCATTTGCAGGAACAACCGTAACA caacaaagacGGATCTTAGTTTGCTGCTTGAGTGTGTGAAGTTTCAGATGAAATGTCCAGAGTCACAGAAGCAAGCACTTCTTACCATTCACTCCATCTGTGAAAAGAGAG agGATAATGTGGATCTGCTGAGAGAACTAGGTGGTGTGGCATTTTTGTATAATCTGTCCAAATCCAGTAATGTTCATTCACATGTTAAAGAGACTGCTCTCTTTACCCTCGGCACACTAGCTGAGGCTAATG TGTATTGCAAGAATTCACTGTGCAGAAAGGACATATTCACCGACATTGCTGGACACTTGCAAGAAGACAGCTCACTGAATAAGAAGAGGGTGTCCGTCTATTTGCTGTTTGTTCTGGTTGCACACAACA AATTGGGGCAAACTTTAGCACAAACCACAGGCTGCCTGGAAATTCTGATGGACCTTTTCAG gagcACTTTCCCCTTCTCAGCAAAAGATAATCTGAGAACTGTCAGCCAAACCTACCAACTCTGGACATCTGTGTCTAGTGCTTTGTGTGGCTCCGTCAACAATCCCCAGAATG aggAAGGTCAGCGCATTTGTGTTGCAGCCTTTCCCATTGTGAAAACATGGCTTCAGCAGATTTCTGTGCCCTCtactgaaacatttcagccCATATGCTCCTTTATCGCCATGACAGTTTCCAACAACT CTTACGTACAGGAGAGTTTTGCTGCCTGTGGAGGTTTGGAAACTCTTACTCTGGCACTGCTTCGTGTTGTGTCTGCTGCAGATACCAGCTTGCTGTCTCGTCAGCTATCAGTTGTTATAGTCAAGACCTTGTCAGCTTGCATCACCGATAACT ccAATCTGGCCGCAGGTTTGGCGCAGTATGGTCTTGTCTACCACCTTTTCTTTCTACTGACCAGCTCACACTTAGATCCTGATGACAGGCTCTCTGTTCTACTCACCATTGGGGAGTGCACCGAAGCCTCAG AGGAGCACCAGTCTCAGCTGGTGGATTGTGGAGGCTTGCCGATTATGATAACTTTTCTCACAGAAGACTCAAGTGAGGAGGTTAGGAAAGCAGCGACTTTCATACTACATACTTGCAAAAAGACCA TGTTGAGCTTGGGAGTGCAGGGTCTGGTGGAGAAGCAAGCTGAATATGAGGAGCCTCCTTTAAACATAGAAGAGTTTAAGAATTCAGCCAGAGAAATTATGCGCAGGATTGAACTGTTAGAGAAAACACAACTGAAG GAGATTGGAGAGGAGCAAGAAGACATTCTTTGTCCAAATTCAGCTGAACTTCAGCCATCTAGGTCCCCACCTGTATGTCTACCAGCCCAGAAACAGGAAGCCAATAAATCTACCAGCATACTGAGGCCAATATACAAGAGCAGTGGCAACAACAGCAGCCTCCAACTTGTCAATAGCATGGCTGAAGTAAAGAAAGTCACTTCTAGTTTGATTCCTCAAGGAGAAGAAACCAAAAGGAGTGGAGGAAATATGATGCGTTCTGTGAAAAGTGGAGGACGAATCGGGATGTCTTCTGACATATGGTCATCAGAGGGAGGCAGTGAGTCACATATGAAAAACAA ttCCTTGTTTAAACATCCCTTGTCAGTGTGGTTGACAAAACCAAAAGAGATTAGGTGCTGTTATG agtCACAGGGCAGTAACTTAAACGAGAATCGGAAGATTCCACCAGAAGAACACTCTGTCTCTAATGGTCGGTGTGCAG GTTGTGTGTTAACTTTTGAAGAAGTGACAAGCCGCTCTTTTGCATCGGTTCAAAGCTCCTGTGTGAACAGCTGCGACATGCACAGAGTTCTGCAGGAGGCAATGGAGCGATTCAGAATGCATCACTTTATCTTTGGGGTCAGGCAAGAACAAAAGAGCGCCACTGCTGAGCATTCTGACACCAACTCTGCCAGGGTTTCAACAACAAAGTTACACAGAAGCTGTGAAAACATGTGTG CTGGGACTGATAAAAGTGTTGCTTCTCTGCAGCAACACTCTTGGAGGAAATATAATG gtGTCACTTTGACTCCCCTGTACAAAACGACCAGAAAAGCCGCATTTCCCTCTAAGAAAGGGATCG GTCCAAGCTTGACTCCCCTAAAAAGGCCACATCCACGTGAAGCCAACTATCAAACATCCGGTTCTG agagaagaggaagaaataGCAGTGAGCATTATGCTATTAAGGATCAGTCAAAGATAAGCACAGACCACTCTTCTTCT agaagaaaaagacaggactTCAGCCGTGAGGAGGTCCAGCATTTGCTCTCTGGAGTAAGGAAATACGGCTACTCCTGGAACTCCATCTTGTGGTCACATACTTTCCAACCTGGACGCACCAATGTTGATCTGGCCAAAAAATACAGGAGGCtgatgagaaaacaaaagtcataa